The following are encoded together in the Adhaeribacter arboris genome:
- a CDS encoding IS1 family transposase yields the protein MFEVQIKINCPHCQSSKVVKNGKKKNGSQNLLCRNCQKQFQPIYRYRGADPTTKRLIRRLLERNNGVRDIEKLLEVSRKCVLSNLCRQGNALKIQPTQKHYRSVQIDEVWSFVGKRKKGKYWLLYAYCPQTDEVLAYSCGGRSAKTVRQLLKKLKGVEIEQYCTDHWKAFAQVIPPTKHTIGKAYTKNIEGVNTCIRARNRRFVRKTTCFSKKKENHLASLNLMFDYRNRHKAKHHTL from the coding sequence ATGTTCGAAGTTCAGATCAAAATAAACTGTCCCCACTGCCAGAGCAGCAAGGTAGTAAAAAATGGCAAGAAAAAGAATGGTTCTCAGAACCTTCTATGTCGTAATTGCCAGAAGCAATTTCAGCCAATATATCGCTATAGAGGAGCGGATCCGACTACCAAGCGGTTGATACGGCGTCTTCTGGAAAGAAATAATGGTGTTCGTGACATTGAAAAGTTGCTGGAAGTGAGTAGAAAGTGTGTGCTAAGCAACTTGTGCCGACAGGGGAATGCCCTTAAGATTCAACCAACCCAAAAGCATTATAGATCCGTACAGATCGATGAAGTCTGGAGCTTTGTCGGAAAGCGCAAGAAAGGAAAATACTGGTTGTTGTATGCTTACTGTCCCCAAACAGATGAAGTACTGGCTTATAGTTGTGGCGGCCGAAGCGCTAAAACAGTACGCCAGCTACTCAAAAAGCTAAAAGGAGTGGAAATAGAACAATATTGTACTGATCATTGGAAAGCGTTTGCTCAGGTAATCCCCCCGACAAAGCACACGATAGGAAAAGCTTACACTAAAAACATAGAAGGCGTGAATACTTGCATCAGAGCCAGAAACAGACGGTTCGTCAGAAAAACAACCTGCTTCTCCAAAAAGAAGGAAAACCATTTAGCAAGTCTAAACCTGATGTTTGACTATCGCAATAGACATAAAGCCAAACATCATACTTTGTAG